The sequence GCCCTGGTCCCCCTCGCGGTCCTCAGCGCGATGGAGCTGCTGCGCCGCTCCATGCCGTCGGTGGCCCTGGCCGTCGGGACCGTCGGCGTGATCGCCAACGAGTTCACGGTCGGCAGCCTCACCACCGTCCTGATCTTCACCGACCTGATGTACGCGGCCGTCGTCTACGGGGGGCCCGCCATGGCCCGGCGGCTCCCGGTCAGCACCGGTTTGATCACCGTGGCCGTCACCATCGGTTTCCTGGCCTGGCTGCGCACCCCGGAAGCCCTGCTGATCGGCGTGGTCACCGGCCTCGTCAGTTTCGCCCCGGCCCTGACCGGAGCCACACTGCGCAACCACCGCGAGGCCGCCGTGGCCGCCCAGCTGCGTGCCGAGCAGACCGCGCTGCTGGCGGAAATGGACCGGAGCCAGGCGGTCGCCGCCGAGCGCGCCCGGATGGCCCGGGAGCTGCACGACATGGTGGCCAACCACCTCTCCGCGATCGCCATCCACTCCACCGCCGCGCTCTCCATCGACCGGGCCGACACCAGCCGTGACGCCCTCGGGGTGATCCGGGAGAACAGCGTCCAGGGCCTGGCGGAGATGCGCCGGCTGATCGGGCTGCTGCGGGACGCCGGGGCGGAGCAGGAGGCCGTGGCCATGCCCTCGCTCGACGGCGTGGAGGCCCTGCTCGGCCGGGCCCGCACCAACGGTTCGGCGAGCGGGCTGGACTTCGTACTCCACGAAGACCGGCCACCCGGGGAACGGGTACCGGCCCCGGTGGAGCTGGCGGCGTACCGGATCGTCCAGGAGTCGCTGACCAATGCGCTCAAGCACGCGGCCCCGGGCACGGTCACGGTCCGCGTGGCCCGGGCGGACGGGCAGCTGACCGTGGCGGTGGAGTCTCCGTACGGGGAACGCCCCGGCCCGCGGGCCCCCGGCTCCGGCGCCGGGCTGATCGGTATGCGGGAACGGGTGGAGCTGCTGGGCGGGAAGTTCTCGGCGGGCCGGACCGGCGAGCTGTGGCAGGTGCGGGCGACGCTGCCCGCCGACGAGAAGGCGGTGGAGGCATGAGCATCCGGGTGGTGGTGGCGGACGACCAGAGCGCGGTAAGGGCCGGGCTGGTGCTGATCCTGCGCAGCGCGGGCGACATCGAGGTGGCGGGCGAGGCCGCGGACGGGGAGGAGGCGGTGCGTCTGGCCCGGGAACTGCGGCCGGATCTGGTCCTGATGGACGTGCAGATGCCGAGGCTGGACGGGGTCTCCGCGACCCGCCAGGTGGTCTCGGAGGGGCTGGCCGACGTGCTGGTGCTGACCACCTTCGACCTCGACGAGTACGTCTTCGGGGCGCTGCGGGCGGGAGCGGCGGGCTTCCTGCTGAAGAACGCGGACGCGGCGGAGCTGATCGAGGCGGTACGGACCGTCGCGCGCGGGGAGGGGCTGATCGCCCCGGCGGTGACCAGGCGGCTGATCGCCGAGTTCGCGTCGCCTCAGGTGCGGCGGCCGCAGACCCCGCCCGCGACGGCCGCCGCGGTGGACTCGCTGACGCGGCGGGAGCGGGAGGTGTTCGGGTGTCTGGGCGAGGGGCTCTCGAACGCGGAGATCGCCGTACGGCTGGAGATGGCGGAGGCGACGGTGAAGACCCACGTCAGCAGGCTGCTGGGAAAGCTGGAGCTGCGCAGCCGGGTCCAAGCGGCGGTACTGGCCCAGGAGTTGGAGATCCGGGGGCCTCAGTAGAGACTCACTCGCGCCGCTTTCCCCATGAGGTCTGGACCTCTTGACGCTTGGTCCAGACCTTTCTACGCTCACCGCAACACTGTGGTGAGCGTGCCATGACAAAGCGTGCTCACGGGCGGCGCAGGTCCCACCCCCATGTCGAACGTCGGCCCCGCGACCTCGACGGACCTACGGAGGAGCACCCTTGAGCACAGCATCCCCACCCCGCACCAGGCGTACCCGGTTCTTCACGCGGGTCGCGGCCGTCCTGGCCGCCCTCGCCGTACCCGTCAGCGGCCTCGTCGCGCTGGCCGGCCCCGCACAGGCCGCGACCTCCGCGACCGCGACGTACACCAAGGTCTCCGACTGGGGCACCGGCTTCGAGGGCAAGTGGACGGTCAAGAACACCGGTGACACCACCATCAACAGCTGGGCCGTCGAGTGGGACTACCCCGCCGGCACCTCGGTGACCTCCGCCTGGGACGCCGATGTGACGAGCTCCGGCACCCACTGGACCGGCAAGAACAAGTCCTGGAACGGCACCCTCGCCCCGGGCGCCAGCATCAGCTTCGGCTTCAACGGCGCCGGTTCCGGCGCCCCCTCCGGTTGCAAGATCAACGGCGGCTCCTGCACCGGCGGGCCGACCCAGCCCGGCGACAACCCGCCCTCGGCCCCCGGCGCCCCCACCGCCTCCGGCATCACCGAGACCTCGCTGACCCTGAACTGGGCCGCAGCCACCGACGACAAGGGCGTCAAGAACTACGACGTCTACCGCAACGGCGCCAAGGTCGCCACGGTCACCGGCACCAGCCGCGCCGAGACCGGCCTGACCAAGGGCACCACGTACAGCTACCACGTGATCGCACGCGACACCATCGACCAGACCGGCCCCGCCTCCGGCACCCTGTCGGTCACCACCGCCGGCGGCACCGTCGATCCCCCGCTCCCGGGCGGCCCGGTCAAGCTCGGCTACTTCATCGAGTGGGGCAGCTACGCGCGCAACTACCACGTGAAGAACCTGGTCACCTCCGGCACGGCCAGCAAGATCACACACATCAACTTCGCCTTCGGCAACGTCCAGAACGGCGGGTGCACCATCGGTGACTCCTACGCCGACTACGAGAAGGCGTACACCGCCGACCAGAGCGTCGACGGCGTCGCCGACACCTGGGACCAGCCGCTGCGCGGCCACTTCAACCAGCTGCGCAAGCTGAAGAAGCAGTACCCGCACATCAAGATCCTGTGGTCGTTCGGCGGCTGGACCTGGTCCGGCGGCTTCCCGCAGGCTGCGGCCAACCCGACCGCGTTCGCGAACTCCTGCTACAACCTGGTCGAGGACCCGCGCTGGGCCGATGTCTTCGACGGCATCGACCTGGACTGGGAGTACCCGAACGCCTGCGGCCTGTCCTGCGACACCTCCGGCCCGGCCGCGTTCAAGAACATGATGCAGGCCATGCGGGCCCGGTTCGGCCAGAACAACCTGGTCACCGCCGCGATCACCGCCGACGCCTCCAGCGGCGGCAAGATCGACGCGGCCGACTACGGCGGCGCCGCCCAGTACATCGACTTCTACAACGTCATGACGTACGACTTCTTCGGCGCATGGGCGGCGCAGGGCCCGACCGCCCCGCACTCCCCGCTGACCTCGTACTCCGGCATCCCCCAGCAGGGCTTCAACTCAGCCGAGGCCATCGCCAAGCTCAAGAGCAAGGGCATCCCGGGCTCGAAGCTCAACCTGGGCATCGGCTTCTACGGACGCGGCTGGACCGGTGTCACCCAGGCCACCCCGGGCGGCAGCGCCACCGGCCCGGCCCCGGGCACGTACGAGCAGGGCATCGAGGACTACAAGGTGCTCAAGAGCAGCTGCCCGGCCACCGGCACGATCGCCGGCACCGCCTACGCCAAGTGCGGCAGCAACTGGTGGAGCTACGACACCCCGGCCACCGTCGCCTCGAAGATGGCCTGGGCCAAGCAGCAGGGGCTGCGCGGAGCCTTCTACTGGGAGTTCAGCGGCGACACCACCAACGGCGAACTCGCCAACGCCGTCCACACCGGGCTCCAGTAACCCCCACTACGGCACCCGGTGACAGACGGAGCCGGGGAGACGGGTCCGCCCCCGTCTCCCCGGCTTCTCCTTCTTGACGCGCCACTCGCACGGCTCGGCCCCTGGGGGCCTCCCCGGCTTCGCGCCGCTGCGCCGGACTCCGTCCGGCGGGGACGATCCAGCCCCGCCGGCCCTCAGGCCACGTTCACCCTCTGGCCGGGAGGCGCCGCCTCCAGCCAGGCCAGGAAGCCCGTCAGCGCGTCCTCGCTCATCGCCAGCTCCAGGCGCGTCCCCTGGTGGAGACAGCCGAGCACGATGGCGTCGGAGAGCAGGGCCAGCTCCTCCTCGCCCTCCGGGGCGCGGCGGGAGACCACCTCGATGGAGGACCGCTCCAGCAGCCGGCGCGGGCGCGGCGAATAGCTGAACACCCGGAACCATTCGATCCGGTCACCGCTGTAGCGCGCGACCCCGTACACCCAGCCCTTGCCGGAGATATCGGGTTTATCCGATACCCCCCAGCGCAGACTGCAGTCGAAGGTGCCTCCGGAACGCTGGATGAGCCTCCGGCGCAGCCCGAAGACAAACAGCCCGATCACCACCAGGGCTACGACCAGGCCGCTCACAAGCAGAGCGAGGAGCATCTTCACCGACCTCCTCGCTCATCGAATGCCTCACGAAAAACGGACCTGCATCGCCTCAGCCGCGACCCGGTCTGGAAAATTCCAGAACGGACCGCGGCTGAGGTCTGCTGGGTCCCGGAGGTCGCCCCCCGGAACCCAGCGGTTCAAACTCCGACGGGCAATCAGCCCGTTACGGCGCGCAGCCGGACATCCGCGCGACGCTCGGCGGCCGCATCGGCCTCCGCCTTCGCGCGCTCCAGTGCCCGCTCCGCACGCTGGACGTCAATCTCGTCCGCGAGCTCGGCGATCTCGGCCAGCAGGGACAGCTTGTTGTCCGCGAACGAGATGAAACCGCCGTGCACCGCGGCGACGACAGTGTTGCCCTCGCTGGTGCGGATGGTCACAGGGCCCGATTCCAGCACACCGAGAAGCGGCTGGTGACCGGGCATGACGCCGATGTCGCCGGACGTGGTGCGGGCGACAACAAGGGTGGCCTCGCCGGACCAGACATTGCGGTCCGCCGCGACCAGCTCGACGTGCAGCTCAGCAGCCAAGGTGGCTCCTCGGGTCACCACCCGGCGGGTCAGCCGGGTGTTGGGTCAAATTCTAATGGGCGTGGGGAGAGGGACGGGACACACCCGCCCCTCTCCGTGAATCCTTTGAACCGGATGCGCCCCTCGCGGAGCGCGCCGGATCAGGAGACGCCCAGCTCCTTGGCGTTGGCCTTCAGGTCCTCGATGCCACCGCACAGGAAGAACGCCTGCTCGGGGAAGTGGTCGTAGTCACCGTCGCAGATCGCGTTGAACGCGGTGATCGACTCCTCCAGCGGAACGTCCGAACCGTCCACGCCGGTGAACTGCTTCGCCACGTGGGTGTTCTGCGACAGGAAGCGCTCGACGCGACGGGCACGGTGGACAACGAGCTTGTCCTCCTCGCCCAGCTCGTCGATACCGAGGATCGCGATGATGTCCTGGAGGTCCTTGTACTTCTGCAGGATCCCCTTGACGCGCATCGCCGTGGCGTAGTGGTCCGCCGCGATGTACCGCGGGTCGAGGATGCGGGACGTCGAGTCCAGCGGGTCCACGGCCGGGTAGATGCCCTTCTCGGAGATCGGACGGGAAAGAACCGTCGTCGCGTCGAGGTGGGCGAAGGTGGTCGCCGGCGCCGGGTCGGTCAGGTCGTCCGCGGGGACGTAGATCGCCTGCATCGAGGTGATCGAGTGACCACGGGTCGAGGTGATGCGCTCCTGGAGGAGACCCATCTCGTCGGCCAGGTTCGGCTGGTAACCCACCGCGGAGGGCATACGGCCGAGCAGGGTCGACACCTCGGAACCCGCCTGGG comes from Streptomyces sp. NBC_01408 and encodes:
- a CDS encoding F0F1 ATP synthase subunit epsilon, translated to MAAELHVELVAADRNVWSGEATLVVARTTSGDIGVMPGHQPLLGVLESGPVTIRTSEGNTVVAAVHGGFISFADNKLSLLAEIAELADEIDVQRAERALERAKAEADAAAERRADVRLRAVTG
- a CDS encoding sensor histidine kinase encodes the protein MDGTVTTKSLRPHRHDVILAVVGLLAGLVMWSLGIYSSSNRHLLPEWAALVPLAVLSAMELLRRSMPSVALAVGTVGVIANEFTVGSLTTVLIFTDLMYAAVVYGGPAMARRLPVSTGLITVAVTIGFLAWLRTPEALLIGVVTGLVSFAPALTGATLRNHREAAVAAQLRAEQTALLAEMDRSQAVAAERARMARELHDMVANHLSAIAIHSTAALSIDRADTSRDALGVIRENSVQGLAEMRRLIGLLRDAGAEQEAVAMPSLDGVEALLGRARTNGSASGLDFVLHEDRPPGERVPAPVELAAYRIVQESLTNALKHAAPGTVTVRVARADGQLTVAVESPYGERPGPRAPGSGAGLIGMRERVELLGGKFSAGRTGELWQVRATLPADEKAVEA
- a CDS encoding response regulator transcription factor — its product is MSIRVVVADDQSAVRAGLVLILRSAGDIEVAGEAADGEEAVRLARELRPDLVLMDVQMPRLDGVSATRQVVSEGLADVLVLTTFDLDEYVFGALRAGAAGFLLKNADAAELIEAVRTVARGEGLIAPAVTRRLIAEFASPQVRRPQTPPATAAAVDSLTRREREVFGCLGEGLSNAEIAVRLEMAEATVKTHVSRLLGKLELRSRVQAAVLAQELEIRGPQ
- a CDS encoding glycoside hydrolase family 18 chitinase, whose translation is MSTASPPRTRRTRFFTRVAAVLAALAVPVSGLVALAGPAQAATSATATYTKVSDWGTGFEGKWTVKNTGDTTINSWAVEWDYPAGTSVTSAWDADVTSSGTHWTGKNKSWNGTLAPGASISFGFNGAGSGAPSGCKINGGSCTGGPTQPGDNPPSAPGAPTASGITETSLTLNWAAATDDKGVKNYDVYRNGAKVATVTGTSRAETGLTKGTTYSYHVIARDTIDQTGPASGTLSVTTAGGTVDPPLPGGPVKLGYFIEWGSYARNYHVKNLVTSGTASKITHINFAFGNVQNGGCTIGDSYADYEKAYTADQSVDGVADTWDQPLRGHFNQLRKLKKQYPHIKILWSFGGWTWSGGFPQAAANPTAFANSCYNLVEDPRWADVFDGIDLDWEYPNACGLSCDTSGPAAFKNMMQAMRARFGQNNLVTAAITADASSGGKIDAADYGGAAQYIDFYNVMTYDFFGAWAAQGPTAPHSPLTSYSGIPQQGFNSAEAIAKLKSKGIPGSKLNLGIGFYGRGWTGVTQATPGGSATGPAPGTYEQGIEDYKVLKSSCPATGTIAGTAYAKCGSNWWSYDTPATVASKMAWAKQQGLRGAFYWEFSGDTTNGELANAVHTGLQ
- a CDS encoding DUF2550 domain-containing protein — protein: MLLALLVSGLVVALVVIGLFVFGLRRRLIQRSGGTFDCSLRWGVSDKPDISGKGWVYGVARYSGDRIEWFRVFSYSPRPRRLLERSSIEVVSRRAPEGEEELALLSDAIVLGCLHQGTRLELAMSEDALTGFLAWLEAAPPGQRVNVA